The following coding sequences are from one Pigmentibacter sp. JX0631 window:
- a CDS encoding transposase, with protein sequence MDKLKETRKRYGYEEKRLILEEHFNSSLSLSVISRKYQVHQVTLYNWKRSLCMSDKEANSSSIPSNIQEILAENERLKKRNKHFEKAVSN encoded by the coding sequence ATGGATAAGTTAAAGGAAACAAGAAAGAGGTATGGATACGAAGAAAAACGGTTAATATTAGAAGAGCATTTTAATTCTAGCTTGAGTTTATCTGTAATATCGCGTAAATATCAGGTTCACCAAGTGACCTTATATAACTGGAAGAGGAGCCTCTGCATGAGTGATAAAGAAGCTAATTCATCAAGTATACCATCAAATATTCAAGAAATACTTGCAGAAAATGAAAGACTTAAGAAGCGGAATAAACATTTTGAGAAAGCGGTAT